The Montipora capricornis isolate CH-2021 chromosome 3, ASM3666992v2, whole genome shotgun sequence genome includes the window TAGGATCATAAATAATAGTAAAAACAGGCAGGTGATCAGATATCTCATAGGCAATAATTGTGTGTATATGATCAATAGAGCTTTCCGAAATTTCTGGGATCCTAGTAGCTTCAAATATCAGAGGAGTGAACTCCTCAGATCTGATTAaattccaattttcttttgttttagtattgtTGACAAGCTAGTGTGTTAATATTTATATCTCCAAGGATTTTACATTTTCGCCTAGATGAAAGGATCTAGTGTAGGGTCTCTTCCAGTTTATCAAAAATTGCCATCAGTGGTTTATTAGGTGGATTATATAAATAACCCCAATAAGAGATTGTACTCTTTGCCAGAGATGTACTGGCAAAGATCTGTGTATTTTACTTTGGTTGATCACCTCGTACAAGAACTAAATGACAGGCTTCTGTCCCAAGAGGATCGTTTCAGTTTGGCAATATCTTGTTCCAGCAAAGCTTAACGCTTTCAACAGCGGACTACAAGAtctacaaaaacaatttttttagagAAGAAAGACTTTGACAATGACATTTTGAGGTGGCAAACAAAGTGGTCTTATTCAACTGATTGAAAACAGTGACACTCCACAATGCTATTTCGGACCTTGTGGCCACAATAATTACCATCCTTCTGACAATGCCAGTATCAACTGCTACCCCCGAACGCTCTTTTTGCATGATGCACAGAGTGAAGATGTATTTATGTTCCACGATGAAAACAGAGTGACTCGCAGCGCCTGCCCTGATGCATGCTCACAGAGATATACCTATTGATGTAGAAGCCGTGATTCGCCAATTTTGCGCCAACAAGAATACACGACTACCTTTCGAATTTCTTTGAATTCCACTAAGATTTTAGATATATTTGTCATTAAGTTGTTATTACTTTTCCGACCACAACCACAATTGGCGGCATTTTGTTACATATAATCCATTATTTCTTATTAAAAATATGGAATCCTGGCATTTGCAAAATCATAGCGGCCAGAATGCTCCAGATTACATCTCAGAgtacttgaatttttttcaaaattttccgggAGGGCAGCCTACGGATCCAAGCATGTCGCGCCTTCGGCGTTCCGTATAGACGCTAATGCGACTATCCTCTATCTCTCCTGAGTACTCTCCACCAAGGCTTACAAACGGAAAATGCCCAGGAACGCCTCTATCTTATCGCGCCTGATCTACAAAATAGATTTCAAAGGAGGCTTTGGTTGCTAGCTCTTCAGAGAGCAGACAAAGATCACTTGAGGGATACTTTTTGCCGCGAACGCATTAATTAGAAGAAGGGAAGTGGTGTGCGTTGGGAAGTCAGTGTGAGCTTTTCCGATTACCTTTCACGCGAAAATGAAAAGAGACATGTTGCAAGTCCGACATGACTGTATCAAGTCAAGAGCTTCACGACAGGTACGTGGCTAATTACCGTATCTGGTTAGGATGAAAACGACACTCGAGCGATTTTTAACTGGTGTCATTGAATCATTGTATATTGATCATTGAAACATCTTTAAAAGGCACGGGTAACATTatgaaattaaacaaaactaTCTGTCTATATTGTTGGTATATGTACATAAGTCTTTCCAATGACCTAATCAGCGTCCACATCGCTCGGTCAATACATCAAGGCCTCGGTCTGagatttccctgtaatgacctcactctcggttaatAAGTGGTATGTAAGCTAAATTTAGCCAACACAACTCAACCAGACCCAGGCCCCGTGGGTCAGTAAGCAGTTCATAAATCGTCAGTTTGTTGCAAGAATTCAGTTTTAACTTATCAGATCAGAGCACAGTCGATCACAATACAATTTCACCTCACCAAAGGGAGGTGTAGTAACTTAAGATACATCGCTGGACTCGAAAAAAACCACACGGATTAAAAAAGAACACTGTCGGAGAAATGGAACCATTTGAGGTAAAGTACCACCAACCCTCAGGGCGGAATAACAGAAACCTCGAGTTTACTAGAAATTACGTATCCCAAatcgataataattgattcagtAAATGCTGACCTATGCTTATTCGAACCATTAGTTTGTAAGAATAATTTCGATAACACAAAATCCCGAAACTGAGTACTCTATTCCAAGATTTCAGGATAACTATTTTGAGTATTCCACGAGGATTCTGTTTGTTGTTAACGTGTTGATTCAATGTACAGGACTCTGCTTCCATCATGGTTGGATCAATATCGCTAATTGCGGGGGGATTATGATAAGTAAACAGTCATTCAGAAGTGTTACAAATTAGGGAAAACTTTGCTGACTGGAGCACGAGTCAAATCCTTGACCCTTTGTCCAGATACATTCATTATTGTGCTTTACACAAGTTCCATGCCTTATTGCACAATCGTCAAGCACATTCCACAGACACTCCGTAGCTGCAGGAGGCACCCCTTTGCAGGGAAAGCATGGTGTGATCTTGCAATCGCAGTTTTGGGCGTATTTCCCATGTAAGCCACGTATCTGGTCTTTGGATAAATCTTGCCATTTCTCGAACCAGCAAGCATTTGTGGCAATGACCAAGttgttttgcataattttgcCAGAAAGCATGTAGGCGGCATATGGCTCCAAGTCCTGTGCAACATAACTCGCAACGTAAACTTTGGCAAAGAGGCGTTTTGGATTGGCAGCATCGACAAATGCGCCATTGATATTCCTCAGTTTATCCCGACCTTTAAAGATCTTCTTGATAAGAACGTCGTAATAGTCCATGTTCTCATCCACACGTTTGATTGGCTGAGGCTCATGAAAGTTTCCCTTTAGAAGGAGTGGGGCTCCTCGTAGACCAATGCCTAAACTTCGCTTGCGTCTTCTGAAGATCGCATCCAAGAGCGAACTCGTACTTTCAAACGATGAATCATCCATTTTGTCCTCTGTTGGTGGCAAGTCACTTTCTTTGTGTAAAATTTCCGTCATAGTTTCTTCCAGTTGCCTTAGACTTGGTTCGTCTCCGGAAGATTCATTTACGATACTTGATAGCTTGGCACTGTTCCGTTCGCTTGGTTGAGTTTTTTGTGAGTCAACCAAGAAGTCCGAGGATGGCGCGCCTTTATCCGCCTTGATCTTTCCCAGAATTTTAACCCTGATGACTGAAATGAGAAGGATTCGTTAATAGGAATATGAACTTCCACTAAGCTACCTTGGTTCAAGATGTGCTGGATGCGATTACTCAGAGAGACTTCATCACCAGAAGGAATCGGAAATACATGACAGTCTAGTTGTAACAACGGTTAACAAACTGCAGTTCAAACCATATTACGATTGGCTTATGTAGGGGTTATTTACCTGGAGCGCGGGGATATCTGATATATTCCCCTCGCGCTGAGCCCGAAGACGTGGCCCGAGGACTTGGCACGAGGGAGATATATCACATATCCCCAAGGGGCAGGTCAATAAAAAAGCTTATCTGTGAGTTCTAATCAACAATGATTTAGATAAACATATACaggcaaaaactaacgataacAGAGTCcaacgtttcggcgacatcttggcgccattgtcaagggaaactaagtTAAGtatgcgatctcaagagtaACTAAGAGCCCAGAGTCCTTTATTTGCAtaagttagacaaagaccttagcgcgaattgagtctgattgtacgtTTAAACACAGTCGTAATTGTTTAACATCTCATTAAcgagacaatcaaacttgttctggcattttttGAACACATTAAAACAATTCTGAAGGTCATCCGGAATCTTGCCTGCGTGTCTATTATCATAGTGTTTGCGCACAGACGAGGTCTTGCTTCCATGTCCATCAACGCGTAGGAACAGATGGCCACGGGTGTATTCGACATAACCATCATCGCACTGGTCACACTTGAAGTTATACACAACGCACTGTTGATCAATGAGCTGAGGCTTTGGTTCGCTTGTCGGGAACTCCTGGGCAATCTTGCGGCTCGTAAACACTGGTTGGACAATAGTCTGGAGCTTCACACTGAGATCTTTTAACTGTGTCTTCACGATATTAGCAAGCTCCTGGTCTTTAAAGGGTATGACGACCCGAGTAgtattttctgtcgtagattttgACCGCAATGAAGACTGGTCAGCGACCCTTAAGTTTAGGAAGGTTTTAACAATGGAGTCCACAAGATGCTTGGGATACTTCAGTTTAGAGAACACACACTTCAGTAGTTCGCACTCCTCAGTGAAGTAAGACCAtgatcgcatatttaatttagtttcccttgacaatggcgccaagatgtcgccgaaacgtcggactcttttatcgttagtttttgcctGTATATATTTGTGAGTTGGTGAGGTTTTCTCCCTTATAAAAAATTGTACATTTTCTCGAGAATTAGTATGCACATGTGTAGGATTAGTATAGTATCTTTAAGCCACTGGccagtttcgggaaaaatgatACTCTATTTTAGACCCAAACGCTTGCATTTATATACCCTATCCTTGAGTAAACTGCCTTCACAGCGGCATGTACCTATATAACGCATATATGGCAGTATCCCCTCCCCTTTCCCCGGGGTAATATGTTGAGGGGAATATGTTTCATTGTATTGCCATTGTTactttaaaacttttgtttcagcCCGCTCTCCCCTGTCACAATCAAAGCCGGCCCCAGCTTTACAGGCAGTTGACAAAAGTGGGGATTTATGTAAAATAATCCCCTGACAGAACAAAGAAACCCTTGCCAACTGAGGAATAAGATTTAATAAAATGGACAGCACACAGATCACCCATAaacaatttctcttttcatagACCAAACTCCATTTACGGTGAAGATGGACTTGAAATGGTCTAACCATCTAACCACAACTGATGAGCTCACcataactgctgaatacccttTGTTAGTATATATTAAAACAGAGCTTTAAAACAGTGGATAACATTGACCGCTCGCTCTGGTTCGCTACTCAAACTACAGGGagttgcgcccgaaaatattgtaatcgttgcaggaataaatgaattaaaatcatctttttgtgctagtattatctcactgttttagtacatactgAAACAACTATTCGCTTCATTGTTGTTGGCTAGTGGTGCTTCATGGCTCAGTAAATAGGGACTTTCAGATCTGCCGCGCCGTCGTCAGCGAGAACGCCccaaacaagaatatcattggttaaaactgAGAGAAAAATGATGgcgcggcacgcattttagcgcgTATCTTTATGTACTCTGCACatcaacgacgtgaaatcaccaagttTGAGATTTTAACGACAACGTAAGCGTATAAATACAAACTTTccattctatatttttactctgcaACCACTCGcactaatttatttttagaatacttcaCTCACATCGTAGGAAGTGAACgaggtggaataatcgcgaaagacataCAACAGTGCAAATTATATTATTTTGAATTGACGTtctcgtcgacgtcgccgtcgttgatctttaagatctacaacggcgacgtGGTTTTtgttgctgccgcagtgagcctgaagcgaacgaacgaggcagctctctgATCGGgtgaagaacacatttttcttcgaaacgtaAGGaggaatggaggaattaagatgagCAGTATGATATTGTTACACAAGAGACCTTTAGCAACAAATTTTTCGGGGAATACCGCGAACCGCGAACCTCAGGAAATCACTTGATCTTGTCCTTGCCGTCACGTTTGCAGTCTGCGGTTCGAGTTTCAACTTCAAGACACCGTTCTTGCGGTAAGTGATTTACGGCAGCGTTTTATAGCCAGAGATCAATCAGACCTCCCGTTTTACCATATCAGTCATGTTGTTTCATCTGTTTGCTATCTacagaggttttgcacggcagccatgttgcatggcaggaacaatagactctttttcccatgggaaaaaatgttctttctaatgcaaaagattttcattgttcctgccatgcaacatggctgccgtgcaaaacctctattgggAACAATTTTGAAGATCAAAAGTACGTTTTGAGAGGATTTGAGCTGTTTGATTTAGAGCAGTTGTAGCAACggaaaattcaagatggcggcgccgaTGTGCATAACAGGAACGGCTTGCTAAAGTTCAAAATCGAGCTAACCTCTAACGACAAACGACtaaccccggggggggggggggaactcccatatgaaacagacggggatgctcgtcggaaattttgaatttaacccctaaaggagaccaatctaggcgtggcttaagcaaattttgacccctaaaagagaccgtttaaaaacacaaaaatacgacacgcgatgagttttaatgataaaaaggcataatcatcgaatgcttttatctaaaaagaaaatttaaaagcaaattTGACTtatgtttctcttcgcgtaattctgtgttacttcgcggaaccctaaacgagaccttggtggcataaaatattggcgctttgcccggaacaccctaagcgagaccaaaatccaaaatttacagcCCTAaccgagacgacgagcatccccgtctgtttcatatgggtgtcccccccccccccccgggcgaCTAACCGCAAACTGCAAACATATCCCGGAAACCCCGGTGCTAAAGGTCTCTACTGATTTCATTTCGTAACTATAGAtagtttcactgtcacgcaccaaaaaaaaaataaatgaaaaaggccaagagcttggcagcatttctaccatttaggtaaactagtttttACCAAAAACTGTGGGTCTGCGTTAGCAGGGTGTGAAACATGAAGATTTGGTTTCATCAATCGAGTGGATAAAGGTACAATAACAACTGCGATAACCCTTCGTCAGAAAAGAAGACTGAGTTATGAAGTGTGGACGTTAAGCTATCATCGTTGACGACAAAAGTGAGCCTTGTTGCATGTTAGAGCGTTCCCAGTAATCAACCTTTTAGGCTTAAATGATGAAAAGCGGCAAATTTTAAATCGGCTCGGGTTAACCTTGGCAGACATCGGATAAACAGTGGTCCGCCAAATCCAACTAATATCAGGGCTCAGTCAAAATAATGGAATTTTTAGTTGCTTTGCAAAAAGATGGTCAGCCACAAAGCAACCGACGCGCAAAAACTTTACAGATTTTCTCAAACTCTACCAAACTTCTCTTACTTCCGAGCAGGCCGATCCTTTGTCaggaaaccaaacaaaaaattgGGTTTGGAAGTTCGTGACGATTTTAATTTTATGTAGCCAAGGGCGACCTGGCCCTAATCCTCTTTTGTTGTTGCAAACGAATGAATTTTTAAATACCGCATATATGTGCGAAACagcaggaaaaaagaaaacgtcTTTTTCTGTTGCGTGTTCTACAGTGTACAAGCGTTTTACAAACAAAAAGGACCTAACTGAAAGATATCTTAATTATAAGAACCTTCGTCAGAGTGATGTGGAAAAATAATTAGTTTCGCACGCACTAACTGAACACCGTTGAAACGAAGGGTATAGTATTCAAGAGCTTTCTTTTGAGaaagaaacacaaaaagaaaggaaaggtctGTTGGGTAATTGACCTTACTCCCAACCCCAAACAACCATTCAGTGACCATTTAACTATCGAACTTACCAAAGTCTGCCCAGCAAAACCGTTTCTGCGGATGTCCTCCTAAGTTGAAACCCTGAGGAGTTGGAAACAGTGGCATTGCTACAAGCAAGCCCAATAAATTCAGAATATTCATCTTTTGTTAACACTTCGATACTGTTCGTCGTTCAGTGAAGAGAGATGTGCTACATTGAAGCAAACGAGTGCCCGCAATATATATAGGCCACCTTTTGCGTGGGCGTGACTCAATTCTATGTATTTCCTGTTAGTGTCACGCCTGACGGAAGTTGTTGTCGAAGGTTGAAAACAGAAAATCGAGCGGCCTTTTCTAGAAGAAAGCCGGGAGATGTTTATAAAGAGAGGCAAAAAAAGGGGACTGCCAGTGAGGCCGCTTTTAATACagcataataatgataacagcTTATATATTGGCAAACCAATAAATGTTGGTTCTTTGATACGAGGGGGAAGCCAGAGTACTCttaaaaaaacctctcggagcagaatcAACAGATTAATCCACATAGGGCATCTAATCTGGGAATCGATTCAGGGCCGAAGTGGTGGAAGGCACTGTGTAGGTGCAACCATGCTTCTCGCAACAACTGAAAACGTGAGTAAAGACTGATATGAATGCGGTCACCGCGGACAACTCACAGTCCCTGTTCAATCTCCGACCGGTGAAGTGTTTACAGAGTCCAGGATCGGATCAATAAAATGAGCTCTGTGGAAAGGAATAAGCCAAGAGCTGTGGATAGTAATCCTTCAGGTATCACGACGTTGGATCAATGatcaaaatatacaaaatctGATACAAGAACCGA containing:
- the LOC138043967 gene encoding uncharacterized protein; translation: MNILNLLGLLVAMPLFPTPQGFNLGGHPQKRFCWADFVIRVKILGKIKADKGAPSSDFLVDSQKTQPSERNSAKLSSIVNESSGDEPSLRQLEETMTEILHKESDLPPTEDKMDDSSFESTSSLLDAIFRRRKRSLGIGLRGAPLLLKGNFHEPQPIKRVDENMDYYDVLIKKIFKGRDKLRNINGAFVDAANPKRLFAKVYVASYVAQDLEPYAAYMLSGKIMQNNLVIATNACWFEKWQDLSKDQIRGLHGKYAQNCDCKITPCFPCKGVPPAATECLWNVLDDCAIRHGTCVKHNNECIWTKGQGFDSCSSQQSFP